Below is a window of Neofelis nebulosa isolate mNeoNeb1 chromosome 8, mNeoNeb1.pri, whole genome shotgun sequence DNA.
TAAGATATAACTAATTTATTCTACACGTAAGAAATTATTTGTGTCACTAGAAACCAAGCACaggtttcatttctttgctttttcttgtgCCTCTCAGCATGTTTCTGCCATGAGTGACAGAGGAACAAACAATCACTCTGAAGTGACTGACTTCATCCTGGTAGGCTTCAGGGTCCGCTCCGAGCTCCACATTCTCCTCTTCCTGATCTTTCTGCTTGTGTATGCCATGATCCTCCTAGGGAATGTTGGGATGATGACCATTATTATGACCGATCCCCGGCTGAACAcacccatgtatttcttcctagGCAACCTGTccttcattgatctcttctattcGTCTGTTATTGCACCCAAGGCCATGATCAACTTCTGGTCTGAGAGCAAGTCCATCTCTTTTGCAGGCTGTGTGACCCAATTCTGTCTCTTTGCCCTCTTCATCGTGGCAGAGGGATTTCTCCTGGCagccatggcctatgaccgcttcATTGCCATCTGCAACCCACTCCTCTACTCTGTCCAGATGTCAGCACGTCTCTGCACTCAGTTGGTGGCCGGTTCTTATTTATGTGGCTGCATCAGCTCGGTTCTTCAGACCAGTATGACATTTACTCTGTCCTTTTGTGGTTCTCGGGCCATAGACCACTTTTACTGTGACACTCGCCCACTTCAGAGGATATCTTGTTCTGACCTCTTCATCTCTAgaatcatttccttttccttatgcAGCATCATCATCTTGCCTACCatcatagttattattatttcttacttgTATATTGTGTCCACAGTTCTCAAGATACGCTCCTCTGAGGGACGTAAGAAAGCATTCTCCACTTGCAGCTCACACCTAGGAGTCGTGAGTGTGCTGTACGGTGCTGTGTTTTTTATGTATCTCACTCCTGACAGATTTCCTGAGCTGAGTAAAGTGGCCTCGTTATGTTACACCCTAGTCACTCCCATGCTGAATCCTTTGATTTACTCTCTAAGAAACAAAGATGTCAAAGAAGCTTTGAGAAagaatctggggaaaaaaatatttttgtttaattctatCTTAACAGTGACATAACTGAAAGGCACCGATATTATCACAATCTGGGGAGGCATTGAAGCGAAGAATGCAACCAATGAggttgaaatatttaattttagaaagtttatttatttgaatcccaCATACTTATAGCTGAAGAATACATTTGGTCTATGTTTTGTCTAGCTGTTAATTTTGGGGTGGAATGGCTTTCTCCATACTTCATCTTCATTTGAGTAAAGAGAATGGTTGCCAAGTAATTTGAATTTAGGGAAAATATATTCCAAGTTTGCCGCTGGCTCTCTAAGGGATGTATTGTCTATCTTGAGTCAGTAACaaatgttatttaacatacatAATTGGTAGATGTAACAAAATATGATATAATAAGACAGATCAAAGTATCAGCTTTACTGAAGAAACCTTTTtcagtgctgaatgggaaaaacagATACTCTATAGAGTGTACAGTATCCTAAGGGTGACATGTGAGTCGCTCAATTGTCCAGGGACTGAATGATTCACACTCTTAGTTAATGGTTTCTCTGGCTTAGATCAGTTGTTTTTGCAAATCCTCCCTTTCACAAAACTACTGTAATGAAATTGaaccaaaaataaagataatgcaTTTTTGTTATATATGGCTTAGTGAAAATTAATTCATCTCATTGGTAATTATTGAATTTTGATGCACCCTTGTCCTGTGAAATTTCCATGTATAAATAACTTCAGTGCTTAGCTCACTGTGAAATCAGGGGGAAATAGCTATAGAGAACTAAGCTGCTATATGTTAATCCAGTGAAAAAGGCGTTtatggaaaatacaaagaaagtgtAGTCTCTAAAGGTGAGTGGTCCTATGGTCACAGAACACTTCCtaagcacattttaaaacaaatagcagtaagccaaatgaaataaatagcttTCTGTGCAAAAGGAGAGTTAAGTATATGGTGAGCTTCATGAAGTTTGTAAGTGATTTGTGAGGCACAAGACAAAGTGAGGGATGACACTTCAAAGGAAATTCGTGGAAATCATGCAGACCATATTTTTCATGCTAAGGAAGCTGACCTTTATTCTGTATACAGGGGTAAGCATTGGGGATTTTTAGAAAGACAGTGTTGTATTCAAATTAGCATTTTACAAAAATCATACTGTTACCTTTGAGGAAGATAAATACTCATAGGGAGAAGACGGTGATCCCAGAAAGTGTGTGGTCATCCAAGAGGTTATGGTGGCTTTAATGGACGGAGTCTTATTAGGGACAGCGAAGAAAGAGATGACCTTTAGAATGGAAGGTAAAGTAAGCTGAATACTGATTGCTGGTTGATCACATGAGAATGACCTAGAAGTGAACAATGACTCTAATGTTTGAGCATCTGTGCTGGAGAAAATGCTACCTCATAATGAGGAAGGAAATATAAGGGTAAGAATAGTTCATCAGTAAGAGTTAAGAAAATAAGCTCAGGTGTCAGACAGagctttcaaattctgtttttgcCCCTGCTGCTTCGGGTAAGTTACATAGTATCTCCGCATTGTTATTTCCTCCTGAAAAATGGGGTGTATAAGAGAATCTCCACCATAGAGTCACTTGAATGATTGAATTATGTAAATTTCGCATGTTTGTTAAATCCACATCAGAtttgtcctttcttcctgctctCAACACTATTCATGTTACatctgagagaggaagacactaactttctctgcccctttctctacACTCTGTGCCATGAAGTGTCCCCAGCTCTCCAAGTGTATCTGCTTCCATTTCCAT
It encodes the following:
- the LOC131483840 gene encoding olfactory receptor 9K2-like, whose protein sequence is MSDRGTNNHSEVTDFILVGFRVRSELHILLFLIFLLVYAMILLGNVGMMTIIMTDPRLNTPMYFFLGNLSFIDLFYSSVIAPKAMINFWSESKSISFAGCVTQFCLFALFIVAEGFLLAAMAYDRFIAICNPLLYSVQMSARLCTQLVAGSYLCGCISSVLQTSMTFTLSFCGSRAIDHFYCDTRPLQRISCSDLFISRIISFSLCSIIILPTIIVIIISYLYIVSTVLKIRSSEGRKKAFSTCSSHLGVVSVLYGAVFFMYLTPDRFPELSKVASLCYTLVTPMLNPLIYSLRNKDVKEALRKNLGKKIFLFNSILTVT